AGTTCAAACTCACGTTCAAGACGTTCCTGAATGATTTCAAGATGCAAAAGCCCAAGGAAGCCACAGCGGAAACCAAGCCCCAGTGCGGTCGAGTTTTCCGGCTCGAACTGGAAGGATGCATCGTTAAGGTGCAGCTTTTCAAGCGCATCACGCAGCACGTCATATTCGCTGGTATCAACCGGGAAAATGCCACAGAACACTACCGGAATAGACGGTTTGAAACCGGCAAGCGGTTTTGCGCAGGGACGTTTTTCTTCGGTAATCGTGTCACCGACTTCGCATTCGGCAACGGTTTTCATACCACAATTGATAAAGCCGACTTCACCCGGCCCCATTTCATCAAGCGCAAGCGGCTTGGGCGTGAACACGCCAACACGGTCAACCGTGTGGGTGACCTTGGCGTTCATGAAGCGGATTTTCTGGCCTTTTTTCAGGGTGCCTTCTTTGACACGCACCAGAATCATCACGCCAAGATAGGAATCGTACCAGCTATCAACCAGCAGGACTTCAAGCGGCGCCGCCGGATCGCCCGTCGGAGCAGGTAAACGATGCACCAATGCTTCAAGCACATCGGGAACACCAAGACCGGTTTTGGCCGAAATCATCAGCGCGTCACTGGCGTCAATGCCAATCACTTCTTCGATCTGTTCCTTGACGCGGTCCGGTTCTGCGGCGGGCAGATCAACCTTGTTCAGGACAGGCACGATTTCGTGGTTGTTATCAATCGCCTGATAAACGTTGGCCAGCGTCTGCGCTTCGACGCCCTGGGCGGCATCAACCACCAGAAGCGATCCTTCGCACGCGGCAAGCGAACGCGACACTTCATAGGCAAAATCGACGTGACCCGGCGTATCCATCAGGTTCAGGGTATATTCCTGACCATCCTTGGCCGTGTATTTCAAACGCACGGCCTGCGACTTGATGGTGATCCCGCGTTCGCGTTCGATATCCATCGAGTCGAGGACCTGCTCGGACATCTCGCGATCGGTAAGACCACCGGTAAGCTGGATCAAACGATCGGCCAGGGTCGATTTACCGTGGTCGATATGCGCGATAATCGAAAAGTTTCGAATGTTCTTAAGATCGGTCATATGGCTGCTTCTGGCACTGGGCGATGGTTATGTCAAAAATTCGGTTCGGTTTTTGCCAAAACTTGATCGCATTTCACATCGATCATTTATCACAAAGCCGGTGTCACGCCGTTTGCATCCTCCCGGTCAGCCCACCCAATCAGGGCAGCGACATCTGGAAAGGCACGGCAGTAAAAGTTGTGCTGCCGCGGAGCAAGCGGGCGATACCGGCAATTTCGGATCGTCTTGGCCGTCCTGGCGATAAAAACCAATCGCCAACAGCGGGTTTATAGGGGTTTTTAACTTCAATTAGAAGCACTGTGTTTGAATTCGGTTCTGCGAATTCGCCTTCACCCTGCCCCGGATTTGCATGATCGTCCCTTCCTGATGGCAACAACATGCCCCGAACAAGAGCAAGTTGCTGTCACCGCGCGATTTTTTATATGAGATCATCCGCATTATTGCCGGTTGAAAGCTTTTCAACCCGACCAAAAAAACATAGGCTTTGATCACGGGGCAGTTAGGCAGGACAAGGCAAGGGTGCAACAAAGAAAATGTTTCTGACATCCATCGAGCCGTCATTGTCCCGACGCGGGTTAAGCAAACTGCGAAAGCGTCTGGCTGCGCTCACGATGACCGGCATGGTGATCCTGCTTTTTTCCTTCTTCTTTATCCAGAAAACACTATACGACAGCGCGATTGATCAGGCGCGGGCGCAAATGATGGCCATCACCTATCATCTGAGTGCCGTGCTGATGCAAAACAGCACAATCGACCTGCAACGCGTCATTGATGAAAATCCCGATCTTTCCGTTGGCGTTCTGGATACTGATCGCAATCAGATCAACGGCACCATCCCGCCCCATTTTGTTGATGATCTTTTTGACGAAATAGACAAACAAAAAGTCTCTCGCGGCAGTTTGCTGTGCATGCATGGCAATACCGTGATGCTGATGGCCTACAGTATTTTGCCGCAGCTTGACCGTATCGTTGTGACCTATATTCCGCGGCACATTTTATTGGGCAACTGGCGCGAAGCCATCATGCTTCACGCCTCGTTGTTTCTGATCGTGCTGGTTATTATGGCGGGACTTTCTGTTTGGCTGTGGCAGCGCCTGAAACGACAGCATTTGCGCGCCGCCGATCTGGCCGAGCATTTCAACGATTCAGAAAACACGCTGTCTGATTGCGGCTGTGCGATTTTAAGCTGGTCGTCAAAGAACCCGTCGGGAATTCTTACATCTCGTCTGAACTGGCCGGAAATACTCGGCCTTGAGTTTGGCGATGTCAAACCAACCGCCGATGCATTTCTGTCACGTCTTGGCGCGGCATCGCGGGCACAGCTACGAAGTCCGCTGATTAACAACGAGTGGCAAGATAATCGTATCGGCACAATGGTCGATATACTGACATCAGCCGGTCAAACCCAGCGCTTTTATCTGATGGCTCAACGCCGCCAGGAAGAAGACAGTGAAACCATTACCGTCCTTTTGCTGGAAATCGCCCCGAAGCAGGAACTTTGTCACCCGTTCGAAACCTATCTGCATCATACGCCAGAACCTGCAATCGCAGTCGACATGGAAGGCATTCTGCAAGGCCTAAGCCCCGCATTGGCCGAACTTGTTGGAAAGGCAGTCTATGACCTGATCGGAAAGCCGGTCGAATTTCTTTTCCTGCAAGAAGACCGGGAAACTATCCGCACAAGTTTCATAAACCGGCAAAGTGGCGATACACAGGAAAGAGAACTGGTTTTACGTATTTCCGATCAGCGCGGGGAAACCCGATGGCTGGCGTGGCACGCCATTGGTCCGTTCGAGGGCATGACATTCAGCAGCGCACGCGACGTGACCCAGTTTGTCGAAAATGCAAACAAGCTGCGCGATACCCTTGATCAGCTCAAGCGGACCAATGAAGACCTTGAACAATTTGCCTATGTCGCGTCCCACGACCTGCAACAGCCATTACGCATGGTCGCAAGCTATACCCAGCTTTTGAAACGCCGTTATGGCGGATCACTTGATCAGGAAGCAGACGAATATATCGACTATGCGGTCGATGGCGCAAAGCGGATGCATAAACTGATCAGCCATTTGCTGGAATATGCCAAAACCGGCAGCAACGATGATGAAATGGCGGAACTTGACTGCAATCAGGTGCTTAACGAAGCGCAAGCCGACCTCAAGGCCATTATTGTTCAGGAACAGGCAACCATTACCCATAATGATCTGCCCGTGATCAACGGTGATCGGATCAGTTTGTCACGTCTGTTCCAGAACCTGTTGTCGAATGCGATCAAATATCGTCGCCCGGGCGTCCCACCTCACATCGATATTCATGCCATGCGAGATCCCGACATGCCCGGATTCTGGCGTATTTCGGTTCGCGATAATGGAATTGGCATTCATCCGGAACATGCACATCGTATTTTCCGCCTGTTCCAGCGCTTGCACAAAGATGAGTTCAGCGGAACCGGGCTTGGGCTTTCACTATGTCGGAAAATTGCAGAACAGCATGGCGGCCGGATATGGCTTGATACGACCCGCCCCCTGACCGATCCCGGGGCAACATTTGTCTTCACTCTGCGCGGGAAGCCATAAAAGCCCCCAAGTCCAAGGGTGGCAAGCATCTTGCTTTGAAACAGACAGCACAAAGCGGGTCGGTAAAACCTGCCCGCTTGATGACCATCGGCCACGACGGAGCATGGTATGATTAGCACCCGTTTCTATTCGGCACTTTCATTGACTGGTTTGCTGCTTCTGGCGGCATGTGGCTCGGACATGCGAACCATGCCAAACAGCCACATGCAATCGCTGGCAAGCCTGTTTGCCGAGCGCGATGTTCATGCCCCTATGCCGCGTGGATGGCGGCAACTGAATGGTAAGGAAATCAACTACCGTTTCGCAAACGAAACTTACGCTGTTTACTCAGTTGACGAGGATGAAGAACTGCTGGTCATGCATCTGTCCGATAACGGAACCGGTCGGCTTGAAGCGGATGACGACTGGGAAAGCTGCACATGGAACAGCATGATCGATCAACTTAACATCGAATGCGATGACACCGATATGGAATGGCGGATTTACACCAATGGTCCGGACATCGTGGCCGTCGACCTTGATGAAGAAGAATTTGCCGTCTTGCGTAAACGACCAGGTGGATAGCTTCCTTGCGCCTTCGCGCACATTCCCACATTCGGACAACAAAAAACGGGCCGCCAGACAGGCGACCCGTTTTTATTATGCTTGTCGGGGAAAACCCTAGGCGCGCAAAGAACCGCCTGTTGCCTTTTCGACAGCAGCGACAACCTTTTTACAAACCCCGTCGATTTCTTC
The Thalassospira xiamenensis M-5 = DSM 17429 DNA segment above includes these coding regions:
- a CDS encoding sensor histidine kinase yields the protein MFLTSIEPSLSRRGLSKLRKRLAALTMTGMVILLFSFFFIQKTLYDSAIDQARAQMMAITYHLSAVLMQNSTIDLQRVIDENPDLSVGVLDTDRNQINGTIPPHFVDDLFDEIDKQKVSRGSLLCMHGNTVMLMAYSILPQLDRIVVTYIPRHILLGNWREAIMLHASLFLIVLVIMAGLSVWLWQRLKRQHLRAADLAEHFNDSENTLSDCGCAILSWSSKNPSGILTSRLNWPEILGLEFGDVKPTADAFLSRLGAASRAQLRSPLINNEWQDNRIGTMVDILTSAGQTQRFYLMAQRRQEEDSETITVLLLEIAPKQELCHPFETYLHHTPEPAIAVDMEGILQGLSPALAELVGKAVYDLIGKPVEFLFLQEDRETIRTSFINRQSGDTQERELVLRISDQRGETRWLAWHAIGPFEGMTFSSARDVTQFVENANKLRDTLDQLKRTNEDLEQFAYVASHDLQQPLRMVASYTQLLKRRYGGSLDQEADEYIDYAVDGAKRMHKLISHLLEYAKTGSNDDEMAELDCNQVLNEAQADLKAIIVQEQATITHNDLPVINGDRISLSRLFQNLLSNAIKYRRPGVPPHIDIHAMRDPDMPGFWRISVRDNGIGIHPEHAHRIFRLFQRLHKDEFSGTGLGLSLCRKIAEQHGGRIWLDTTRPLTDPGATFVFTLRGKP
- the lepA gene encoding translation elongation factor 4, which translates into the protein MTDLKNIRNFSIIAHIDHGKSTLADRLIQLTGGLTDREMSEQVLDSMDIERERGITIKSQAVRLKYTAKDGQEYTLNLMDTPGHVDFAYEVSRSLAACEGSLLVVDAAQGVEAQTLANVYQAIDNNHEIVPVLNKVDLPAAEPDRVKEQIEEVIGIDASDALMISAKTGLGVPDVLEALVHRLPAPTGDPAAPLEVLLVDSWYDSYLGVMILVRVKEGTLKKGQKIRFMNAKVTHTVDRVGVFTPKPLALDEMGPGEVGFINCGMKTVAECEVGDTITEEKRPCAKPLAGFKPSIPVVFCGIFPVDTSEYDVLRDALEKLHLNDASFQFEPENSTALGLGFRCGFLGLLHLEIIQERLEREFELDLITTAPSVSYKISMTKGEDILLHNPADFPDVTKIKAIEEPWIKASIMVPDEYLGGILTLCTERRGIQQDLTYVGNRAMAVYKLPLNEVVFDFYDRLKSISRGYASFDYELAGYDESDLVKVSILVNEEPVDALALMVHRSAAEHRGREICKRLKDLIPRQMFKVAIQAAIGGKVIARETVSAMRKDVTAKCYGGDVSRKRKLLDKQKAGKKKMRQFGKVEIPQSAFINALKMSDDK